A single Brienomyrus brachyistius isolate T26 chromosome 11, BBRACH_0.4, whole genome shotgun sequence DNA region contains:
- the rpl4 gene encoding 60S ribosomal protein L4 produces the protein MACARPLISVYSEKGETSGKNVVMPAVFKAPIRPDIVNFVHTNMRKNNRQPYAVSELAGHQTSAESWGTGRAVARIPRVRGGGTHRSGQGAFGNMCRGGRMFAPTKTWRRWHRRINTTQKRYAICSALAASALPALVMAKGHRIEEIPEVPLVVDDKVEGYKKTKEAVLLLKKLKAWNDIKKVYASQRMRAGKGKMRNRRRIQRKGPCIIYNADSGVTKAFRNIPGITLQNVNKLNLLRLAPGGHVGRFCIWTESAFRKLDELYGTWRKPATKKVDYNLPMHKMTNTDLSRILKSQEIQKALRPPNKKIHRRVLKKNPLKNLRVMMKLNPYAKTARRNAILLHDPVMRAKLQKNKKATRKVKREAKKKAAAGKAPEAGKPAEAGKPAEAGKAKAAKAPKAPKEKASAAEKPAK, from the exons ATG GCTTGTGCCAGGCCCCTGATATCGGTCTACTCGGAAAAAGGAGAGACCTCCGGCAAGAATGTGGTGATGCCGGCCGTGTTTAAGGCCCCCATCCGCCCTGATATCGTGAACTTCGTTCACACCAATATGCGGAAAAACAACCGCCAGCCCTATGCTGTCAGTGAATTAGCTG GTCACCAGACTAGTGCTGAGTCTTGGGGTACCGGTAGAGCGGTGGCTCGCATCCCGCGCGTGCGCGGTGGCGGCACTCATCGCTCTGGCCAGGGTGCCTTTGGAAAC ATGTGTCGTGGAGGGCGAATGTTTGCCCCCACCAAGACCTGGCGTCGCTGGCATCGCCGCATCAACACGACCCAGAAGCGCTACGCCATCTGCTCTGCCCTGGCTGCGTCCGCCCTGCCAGCTCTGGTGATGGCCAAAG GTCACCGCATCGAGGAGATCCCCGAGGTACCCTTGGTGGTCGATGATAAGGTTGAAGGATACAAGAAGACCAAGGAGGCAGTTCTGCTCTTGAAGAAACTGAAGGCCTGGAATGACATAAAGAAG GTTTATGCCTCCCAGCGCATGCGTGCCGGCAAAGGTAAGATGAGGAACCGCAGGCGCATCCAACGCAAAGGACCTTGCATCATCTACAACGCAGACTCCGGCGTGACAAAGGCCTTCAGGAACATCCCTG GTATCACCCTGCAGAACGTCAACAAGCTGAACCTGCTCCGATTGGCtcctggtggccatgtgggccGCTTCTGCATCTGGACTGAGAGCGCTTTCCGTAAACTGGATGAGCTGTACGGCACCTGGCGCAAGCCGGCCACCAAGAAGGTGGACTACAA CCTGCCAATGCACAAGATGACCAACACAGACCTGAGCAGAATTCTGAAAAGCCAGGAGATCCAGAAGGCTCTTCGTCCTCCAAA CAAGAAGATCCACAGGAGAGTGCTGAAGAAGAATCCTCTGAAGAATCTGAGGGTCATGATGAAGCTGAACCCTTACGCCAAGACGGCAAGGCGCAATGCCATCCTGCTGCACGACCCCGTC ATGAGAGCCAAGCTTCAGAAGAACAAGAAGGCCACAAGGAAGGTGAAGAGAGAGGCCAAGAAGAAGGCGGCGGCCGGCAAGGCCCCAGAAGCGGGCAAGCCTGCAGAAGCGGGCAAGCCTGCAGAAGCGGGCAAGGCGAAGGCAGCCAAGGCCCCCAAGGCCCCGAAGGAGAAGGCGTCAGCAGCGGAGAAGCCGGCCAAGTAA